Genomic window (Dyadobacter fanqingshengii):
TGGTGTAGCGCCAACTGGTGCAACAGCCGATTTTTTCAAGAACAAGGGCATGAAATATCCGCCCGAGTACGGCCCTCTGGCTGCAACAACGCCCGGAACGGCTGGCGGATTAATGACAATGCTGGCGGAATACGGCTCCATGTCTCTGAAAGAAGTGCTTGCACCAGCCATGCAATTGGCAGAAGGATATCCGATCGAAGCACAGACCGCCAATGCCATTGAACGCGACAAAGGCGAAATTAAAAAATGGCCTTACTCGACCAAAGTGTTTCTCCCCCATCTCGGATCGAAGCGGGAAGCCCCGGACGCCGGTGAGATTTTTGTTCAAAAGGACCTGCTGGCAACGCTCCAAAAACTGGTCGATACGGAGCAGGAAGCATTGAAAAAAGGCAAAAACAGAAAGGATGCCATCTATGCCGCTTATGATCGTTTCTACAAAGGGGACATTGCCAAGGAAATCGCCAGAGGAACCCAGGAACAGGGCGGCCTGATCACAGAACAGGATATGGCGAACTGGAAAGTCAAAATCGAAGAGCCGCTGATGACCTCTTACCGGGGCATTGATGTTTATAAAATGCAGCAATGGACACAGGGACCGGTTTTGCTGCAAACATTAAACATGCTGGAAAATTTTGATCTGAAAAGTATGGGTTATAACTCGTCGCGTTATGTGCATACTTTGTACCAGACAATGAATTTGGCCTTTGCCGACCGTGACTTTTACTATGGTGATCCGGCTTTTGCACCCGAAGAACCGATGAAAGGTTTGCTTTCAAAAGAATATGCCAAGGAAAGGATCAAGCAGATTAATTGGGAAACGAATGATGCCAAGGCGCTTCCGGGAGATCCATATCCATTTGAGGGCAAGAAAAATCCATATGCCGATCAGATCAAATCCTGGGGAAACTTCCATGCTTCGCTCAACCGCAATGCGAATGGATTGAATGAGAAATATATGGAAGAATTCACAGCCGGAACCACTTCCGTTGAAGCAGCGGATGAAGAGGGCTGGGTTGTGAGCATTACGCCTAGCGGCGGGTGGGTGCCTGCGTGCATTGCAGGTAATACAGGTGTGGGATTAAGTCAACGTATGCAGTCATTCGTTCTGGATCCGAAAGAAAATCCATTTAATGTTGTGGAACCAGGGAAGCGCCCCCGGGTAACATTGACGCCAAGCCTTGCACTCAAAGATGGAAAGCCATTTCTCTCCTTCGCAAAACAGGCTGGTGATGAGCAGGATCAATTGCTGCTTCAATTCTTTTTGAATGTAGTAGAGTTTGGAATGACAGTCCAGGAAGCAACCGAGGCGCCAAGTTTCAAAACATTGCAGATGTACGCGAGTTTTGGAGCACATGAAAAGGAACCGGGAGGCCTGATCCTGAACCAGGCAATGCCTGATTGGTCGAGGAAAGAACTTTCCAGAATGGGCTATAAACTGTATTACCAGCCAAGAACGAGCGGTCCCATCAATGCCATTTATTTTGACTGGCAGCATAAAAGTTTCTGGGGTGGATCAAGCAACCATGGCGAGGATTACGGCATTGGCTGGTGATCGCGGTCAATGATACGCATCATTCCGAATGTAGGCGCAAAATGGACCTGCTGGTAGAATGGAGCTAGGTGTTCGGACGAGAAGAGCGCCACCATGGCTTTGTTTGTCGCGTTCTCATCCAGCCAGCGCGTGAGTTCCTGCATGATTGCAGTGCCAACGCGTTTTCCCTGCCAGTCGGGGTGGACCATGACATCTTTTACATAATAGAAACTAAACCCGTCGCCGAGTAGCAATGCGCAGCCGATTACATCGCCATTGTCAGAGTTTTCTGCGACAACGGTCGCTTGCATGAAGTCAAGCTGCGTCTGCAACATTTCATCGGTTGCATTGTTGGACCAGCCTACGGCTTCAAATAAGCTACGATATTGGGTTACGGTTGGCTTTTTTACAAGAATGCTAACGTTGTCCGGTAATTTTTCGGAACGACCTTTTTTGTAGTTTGTCGGAGCAGCAAAGGTTATATAGTATCCATTATTATCCTTGATCACATATTCGGTAAGCCCGTAAATCTGCTTTGATAACGGCATCGTGATTTCAGCCTGATTATTCTGATGTATTTGATAAAGCAACTCGATATTCCGCACCCGGATCCACATTGAATGCCCGTGTTGGGTGGCGGCCAATGTTGGGTTATGCGAAAACTGGACAAACGCGCCGTGCCATGAAACTCCGCCGTGCGTAGGCGGGTCGCCCCAGGTCCATTGGTTGGGAAAACCCAACACGTCCTGCCAGTATTTTATAGTTTCAGCCACGTTGTGAACTGAAAGAACTGGTTCCGCATGGGAGAATGAAGGTTGCTGGCTATCATCCATGTGCTTTGAAATAGGTTACGCCGACACTTTATTTTGGAATTGCACGATGATAACAAAGTTTGTTAAATATTATTATATTTATTAAAACTATGACTATCACAATGAGACAACTATACAGTCGCCTGCTCATTTGCCTGATTTCCATTACAATAATAGCGTTTTCCACAGCATTCGCGGTTCAAGAAGCCAAAGAAAAGGACTGGTTTCCTTATTACGATTTCGATCCGGCCGTTTTTCAAAGTGCGCCGCGTGCTTACGGGCCTTTGACGCGTTGGTGGCTCCCAGGTAATGACATTTCCAGCGACGAGCTCCAACGGGAGATCCGCATGTTTGCTGACAATGGTTTCGCGGGCGTAGAAGTGCAGCCGCTCACGCAAGGTTTGAACCCAAAAGCGCCAAAGGGGCAACGCGACCGCGTTTATAGCTGGGATACACCCTCCTACTATGCACATATCGCGGCCTTAATGGAACAGGCAAAAAAGTCAAAGGTGATTGTGGATATGAACGGCGGCAGCGGGTGGCCACTGGGCGGATCATTTTTCGATCCAAAAGAAAGCATGAAAACGCTCGCAGTGTCTGATACAATACTCGGTGCGGGTCAGAGTTTTAAAGCTCCGCTTCCCAAACCGGGCAATCACGCACCAAAAGCGACGGGCATGATGGCGGCAATGATGACTAAGAATTTTGTCGATGATAAATGGGCGGTTCCACTGAGCATCATCGCCGCGAAGGTGGAAAAAGTAACTGATCATCAAACTGTTCTTGATCCTAAAACGATTGTCGATCTAACTAAAAACATTCAAAGCGGGACGCTGGACTGGAAAGCACCGGATGATGGGAAATGGCAGATTGTCGTAACCTGGAAAATCCCTTCCGGCGAAAAGCCCTCTCTTATTGCATCCGAAAAAAACAACTATGTAATCGATCATCTGGACCCCGTGGTTGTAACCAAAACTTATGAATACTTGCTAGGCCGCAGGACCGGACTGAACAAATATCACGGCAAGCCCATACGCGCCATTTTTAATGATAGTTACGAATTCCATACAGACCGGATCATTTCGCCCGATTTTCTGGAAAAATTCCGGACGTTGAATGGTTATGACATTACACCTTATCTCGCTTCCTTGTTCCAGAAAGGCTACGATCATCCCGTTTATCTCGCCAATATGTATGTCGACGCGAAACCTCCTGTGGTTTTCAACGAAAAAGACAACTGGCGGATGATGCATGATTATGATAGAACCGTTAATGAGGTTTTTAAGAAAAACTTTATCGGTGCTTCTAACGGCTGGCTGGGTAGTCGCGGAATGTTGCACCGCACGCAGGCCTACGGCTTCCCGATTGATGTTATTGGCGCTGCGGGATCTGCGGACATTCCGGAAGCTGAGCAATTATTTGCAGAGGGCTCGGAGGGTTATCTAAAACTCGTGACATCCGGTGCGCATTTAAATAACAAACCTGTGATTACCCAGGAATCATTTGTGTCGATTTTGAGGGCCGAAATGACCACGCCGCAAAAAATCAAAATGTGGGCGGACAAGTCGCTGGCTTGCGGCATTAACCAGCTTATTTACCACGGCACACCCTACAAATACAACAATGGCGAGTACGGCCCGGAAGGCTGGAACACCTGGTCATCGCCTTTTCTGCCTTTTGTGAATTTCTCAACGGGTATGAATGAAACAGATCCTTTTTGGAAGGATGTCAAGCAGATCAACGCGTATCTCGCGCGCTGCCAATATGCATTACGGGCGGGCAAGCCAAAAACAGATGTGCTCATTTACATGCCTTTCATCGATTTTACGGAGGATCAACTTGCGACGAATCCGGAAGAAATCCTGGAACGCGGTTATCTGAAAGGCATCGAGCCCGACATCCAGGGATTTGGTGTTTTTAAAGCGCCGGATACGCGCATTAACCGTTGGTACAAAAAACTTTGGCCGATCATTAATGAGCTGGAAGCCAATGGCATAACCTGGGAATTTGTGAATGATGAATCGCTTCAAAAAGCGACTTTAATTGGTAAGAACTTTGCCATTGCCGGCAACAATTATCAGGCGCTGATCGTGGCCAACTTGCCATTTATCGATCTCAATACGGCTAAAAAAATAAACACAATCGCCAAAGCCGGCGCGTCCGTGTGGATGGACGGCGCATTGCCCGAAATACAGCCTTCTTATCACGATTTTGATGCAAATGATAAGCTTGTGAAACAAATCATGGAGGAAACTGCCGGCCAGAAAACGGCTTTAAAGTGGGATTCAAAACCATATAAAAGCATTGTGCAAAAAATCAATTTTACCGGAAAGATGGATTTTACACGGCAGATAGTCCGTGAAATGAAAGATGGAAGTGAAGTTCGCTTCTTTTGGAATAAATCGGATCAATGGCAGACATTGGAATTAAAAATCGGTTCAGAATTCAGGGAATACTATTGGCTGAACGCCGAAACAGGTCAGTTGACTAAAGGACAAGCAACCGCTACGTATGACCTTGCGCCCTATGGATCCGTAATCCTGTATGCAACTTCAAAGAAAATACCAGAAAATATCCTTTCTCAGCCCATTGCATCTTCCAGAAAAGCTTCTGAAATCGTAAAAGTTGAAAATTGGACATTAGGAGTTGACCAAACCAATCTGAACGATCAGAATTTGAAAGACTGGCGGCAAATTGAGGAC
Coding sequences:
- a CDS encoding gamma-glutamyltransferase family protein; the encoded protein is MKINFLFKSFILVIATFTANGQSFNNFPVTTQKPPLHAKHWIGITGKPMAATAGAMIFSKGGNAIDASCAMLAATCTMWDVLSWGGETQALIYNPKTKKVIAINAIGVAPTGATADFFKNKGMKYPPEYGPLAATTPGTAGGLMTMLAEYGSMSLKEVLAPAMQLAEGYPIEAQTANAIERDKGEIKKWPYSTKVFLPHLGSKREAPDAGEIFVQKDLLATLQKLVDTEQEALKKGKNRKDAIYAAYDRFYKGDIAKEIARGTQEQGGLITEQDMANWKVKIEEPLMTSYRGIDVYKMQQWTQGPVLLQTLNMLENFDLKSMGYNSSRYVHTLYQTMNLAFADRDFYYGDPAFAPEEPMKGLLSKEYAKERIKQINWETNDAKALPGDPYPFEGKKNPYADQIKSWGNFHASLNRNANGLNEKYMEEFTAGTTSVEAADEEGWVVSITPSGGWVPACIAGNTGVGLSQRMQSFVLDPKENPFNVVEPGKRPRVTLTPSLALKDGKPFLSFAKQAGDEQDQLLLQFFLNVVEFGMTVQEATEAPSFKTLQMYASFGAHEKEPGGLILNQAMPDWSRKELSRMGYKLYYQPRTSGPINAIYFDWQHKSFWGGSSNHGEDYGIGW
- a CDS encoding glycosyl hydrolase; its protein translation is MRQLYSRLLICLISITIIAFSTAFAVQEAKEKDWFPYYDFDPAVFQSAPRAYGPLTRWWLPGNDISSDELQREIRMFADNGFAGVEVQPLTQGLNPKAPKGQRDRVYSWDTPSYYAHIAALMEQAKKSKVIVDMNGGSGWPLGGSFFDPKESMKTLAVSDTILGAGQSFKAPLPKPGNHAPKATGMMAAMMTKNFVDDKWAVPLSIIAAKVEKVTDHQTVLDPKTIVDLTKNIQSGTLDWKAPDDGKWQIVVTWKIPSGEKPSLIASEKNNYVIDHLDPVVVTKTYEYLLGRRTGLNKYHGKPIRAIFNDSYEFHTDRIISPDFLEKFRTLNGYDITPYLASLFQKGYDHPVYLANMYVDAKPPVVFNEKDNWRMMHDYDRTVNEVFKKNFIGASNGWLGSRGMLHRTQAYGFPIDVIGAAGSADIPEAEQLFAEGSEGYLKLVTSGAHLNNKPVITQESFVSILRAEMTTPQKIKMWADKSLACGINQLIYHGTPYKYNNGEYGPEGWNTWSSPFLPFVNFSTGMNETDPFWKDVKQINAYLARCQYALRAGKPKTDVLIYMPFIDFTEDQLATNPEEILERGYLKGIEPDIQGFGVFKAPDTRINRWYKKLWPIINELEANGITWEFVNDESLQKATLIGKNFAIAGNNYQALIVANLPFIDLNTAKKINTIAKAGASVWMDGALPEIQPSYHDFDANDKLVKQIMEETAGQKTALKWDSKPYKSIVQKINFTGKMDFTRQIVREMKDGSEVRFFWNKSDQWQTLELKIGSEFREYYWLNAETGQLTKGQATATYDLAPYGSVILYATSKKIPENILSQPIASSRKASEIVKVENWTLGVDQTNLNDQNLKDWRQIEDLKFTSGEGIYRSKFTVQNMEPNANYFLDLGKVYYTAEVTINGKPAGKRLFTPFELNITKLLKAGENEIEVKVVTSRRNGFIGEAVKGNPLYLQFKGQEKTTVPAGLVGPVVLKKL
- a CDS encoding GNAT family N-acetyltransferase produces the protein MDDSQQPSFSHAEPVLSVHNVAETIKYWQDVLGFPNQWTWGDPPTHGGVSWHGAFVQFSHNPTLAATQHGHSMWIRVRNIELLYQIHQNNQAEITMPLSKQIYGLTEYVIKDNNGYYITFAAPTNYKKGRSEKLPDNVSILVKKPTVTQYRSLFEAVGWSNNATDEMLQTQLDFMQATVVAENSDNGDVIGCALLLGDGFSFYYVKDVMVHPDWQGKRVGTAIMQELTRWLDENATNKAMVALFSSEHLAPFYQQVHFAPTFGMMRIIDRDHQPMP